Sequence from the Desulfomonilia bacterium genome:
TTAAATACGTCTTCACTCCAGAACCTCTTCATATGCGAGAGCGCCACCAGCTCTGCAGGATGTGTATGAATAACCACTTTGTAATTCGAATTAATTTTCCTGAAATGATCATGAAGCAGCAGGTGCGTCGCCAGTTCCGAAGTGGGCCTTATATTCTTATTGAATCTGCACTCATCGATGATGGAGTATGTTGAACCATCCTGAGATATCTGTATCAAACACATCCCGCTCTCAGGGTCTTTGGAAATATCCCTGAACCTGCAACCTGATCCGGTTATTAATAATCTCCTTCCTTTAAGGTTGGCATATCCTTCAGTACGCAGTGCTATATTCAAATCATGATTGTTTTTCTCGTCTAAAGGCATACTGATATCAGTCACATCAATAGAAAGATTCCCTGCATTTGCCTCTGCCCAGCCTTTATGCCAGAGCATTGCTGCTACATCTTTTACCTGATGGACAATTGCTTCCAGGGACTTATTTATACTTTTGTGATTTTTCATACCATCTCCTGTTTTTGTTTCAGGCATTAATGATTATCCGATAATGTCTTATTCAGCTGTTTTTTCAGGTATTGCTTCTGTTTTATTTTCATTACATAAGTTGCTGCCGGCCAGTTCGAGCGCCTCGATTATAAGCCTGTTGCGTTCCTGCCAGACGGTATTCTTATCGTAGATTACAATTATTTTATCATCCAGACGGCATACCCCGCCTCTGCGGTTTATTTTGTCCTCAATGATAAAAAGCCCTGCCGTCTGAGCTTCATCGAGGAGTTTTTTATTCAGTTCTTTATAGTATTTCTCGCTATGCATGATCATGCCCTCCCAAAATCATCCTCCAGTCTTACAATATCATCCTCACCAAAGTAATCACCCATCTGGATTTCAATGAATATAAGCGGGGAATCACCCGGATTTGCAATACGATGAGCAGCCCCTTTCATTATATCGATTGATTCACCTTCTCCAAGATCATAATTATTGTTGTTAAGGGTGACGACTCCCCTGCCTGATACTATTATCCAGTGCTCGGATCTCCTTTTATGAGACTGGAGACTGAGTCTTTTTCCGGGATTCACCGTAATTCTCTTTACCTTGTGATCATCTTTATCTGAAATAATCTCGTAAAAGCCCCAGGGCCTTCTGTCAATTGTTGCCGTTTCTTTTTTGATATTCTCATAAATTCCATAATATGATTCAGTTATATCCGGACTGCTTACAGGAAACGTCCTGTCCAATATTTCATTTGGAACAATAGACATATCTGCGGATGCAAAATAGCATTTCCTGCATGATGTTTTTATAATCTGCAGATCATCATCACTCAGGGAAGTACTTAAGACAGTAAGAAGAGGTATTTTTATCCAGGGATTAAAAACAAGAGGAATTGTCCCTGATTCATTATGTATAATATCACAGTCGGTTTCATAAATGAATCTGGAAAGCTCCATTATATCAATTGGTTCCAGATGATCACGTGTTATATAACTTATTGTATCGCAGCCTCTGCTTTTAAGGCTTTCGATAAGGTTTTCATGCTGCGTATCTTCTTTGATAAGAAAACCTATCTTCATGCAATAACACCCCTTTAATGGAGGTATACTTGGTGATTATAAGAAGGCAAGAAAAAAATAGGGGTGCCAGAGGTACCCCTATTTCCAATCCGATAGTCTTTAGTGCCTACTCGAGTCCAGCCGCCTTAACTACCAGTTCGGCAATATCATAGCTCTGAAGTTTTTCTTCAAATCCGAGCTCTTTGATACCGTCTGAAATCATTGTGAGGCAGAATGGACATGCGGTACAGACAGTTTTTGCTCCGGTGGCAAGAGCTTCCTGTGTTCTCTTCTGGTTAATACGTGTTCCAAGATGCTCTTCCATCCACATTCTGCCGCCGCCTGCGCCGCAGCAGAAGCTCTTGGCATGATGGCTGGCCATCTCCACCAGAGAACCGCTCTTAAGAGATGTCAGAATATTTCTTGGCTGCTCATATACCTTGTTGTAGCGTCCGAGATAGCATGAGTCATGAAGTGTAATGTTACCAAGGCCTTCGATCTTTCTGGTCATCTTGATCTTGCCGCTCTTGATAAGGCCGTCAAGAATCTCAGTATAGTGATAAACCTCGAAATCTCCGCCGAGTTCCTTGTAATCGTGCTTCAGCGTATTGTAGCCGTGAGGACACAGGGTTATGATCTTTTTGACATTGTATGCCTTGAAGGTCTCTATATTGGCCATGGCCAGCGCCTGGTAGATGTATTCGTTCCCGATTTTCTTTGCCGAATCGCCGCAGCAGCCTTCTTCCGTGCCAAGAATCGCATAATCAAGGCCTGCTTCATTGAACAGTTTGGCAAGTGCTATTGTGACCTTCTTGTTTCTCTCGTCAAAAGAACCGGCGCATCCGATATAGAACAGATACTCGGCTCCTCCCTTTTCAGACATGAGAGGGATGTTCAGCTCTTTTATTGTCCCGTCTCCGAGGGTTATCGACGTGCAGGTTTTTGTCCAGTCTCCACGGCTGTGTGCCCCGATGCACCACGGGTTGGAATTATTCTCAAAACCCTTGAAGACAACCTGAACTTCAGGCGGAAA
This genomic interval carries:
- the rhaD gene encoding rhamnulose-1-phosphate aldolase, with the translated sequence MKNHKSINKSLEAIVHQVKDVAAMLWHKGWAEANAGNLSIDVTDISMPLDEKNNHDLNIALRTEGYANLKGRRLLITGSGCRFRDISKDPESGMCLIQISQDGSTYSIIDECRFNKNIRPTSELATHLLLHDHFRKINSNYKVVIHTHPAELVALSHMKRFWSEDVFNSMLHGMLPEVKVVIPKGAGLVDYALPGSEKLAESTLEKIMKGFRIVIWQKHGCLAVSDSPVSGFDTIDILNKGAQVLLACLNAGETPEGLSETELAELKHAFNLSC
- a CDS encoding phosphomannose isomerase type II C-terminal cupin domain gives rise to the protein MKIGFLIKEDTQHENLIESLKSRGCDTISYITRDHLEPIDIMELSRFIYETDCDIIHNESGTIPLVFNPWIKIPLLTVLSTSLSDDDLQIIKTSCRKCYFASADMSIVPNEILDRTFPVSSPDITESYYGIYENIKKETATIDRRPWGFYEIISDKDDHKVKRITVNPGKRLSLQSHKRRSEHWIIVSGRGVVTLNNNNYDLGEGESIDIMKGAAHRIANPGDSPLIFIEIQMGDYFGEDDIVRLEDDFGRA